The following coding sequences are from one Nitrospirota bacterium window:
- a CDS encoding 2Fe-2S iron-sulfur cluster-binding protein, which yields MIKKHKVIFQPAGRRGEIEEGKTILEAAQALGVDIEALCGNKKVCGKCKVRIEEGYFEKDNIDSSMSHISPPVPSADELKHIKPLDGPGIRLACQSEIRGDLKIFVPERSRAGKQVVRKAAKELTITLDPAVKKYNVELTPPTLHDMTTGDWERVLKFLEADYGL from the coding sequence ATGATTAAAAAACACAAGGTCATATTTCAGCCCGCGGGCAGGCGCGGCGAGATCGAGGAGGGCAAGACCATCCTCGAGGCAGCCCAGGCCCTGGGCGTTGATATCGAAGCGCTCTGCGGCAACAAGAAGGTCTGCGGAAAGTGCAAGGTTCGCATCGAGGAAGGCTACTTCGAGAAGGACAATATCGATTCGAGCATGTCTCACATCTCCCCTCCCGTGCCGTCGGCCGACGAGCTGAAGCATATCAAACCCCTGGACGGGCCGGGTATCAGACTGGCTTGCCAGAGCGAGATCCGGGGCGACTTGAAGATCTTTGTGCCCGAGCGTTCCCGCGCGGGGAAGCAGGTAGTCAGAAAAGCGGCCAAGGAACTCACGATCACGCTCGATCCGGCCGTGAAAAAATACAACGTCGAGCTTACTCCTCCAACGCTCCACGACATGACGACCGGGGACTGGGAGCGGGTCCTGAAGTTCCTTGAGGCCGACTACGGGCTCAA